Proteins co-encoded in one Ziziphus jujuba cultivar Dongzao chromosome 9, ASM3175591v1 genomic window:
- the LOC107427150 gene encoding probably inactive leucine-rich repeat receptor-like protein kinase At5g48380: MLLGSRVLDILTVSLLWVLLSSSISSGVETDINCLKNIKASLEDPFGYLNSSWNFNNNTEGFICKFTGIECWHPDESKVLNIRLPDMGLKGPFPQALANCTSLTGLDLSNNKLYGSIPENISKIIQYVTSLDLSSNNFTGSIPVGLSNLSYLNDLILDHNRLSGSIPLELALLPRLKKFSVANNLLVGPVPNFGNKENNKAENYANNPGLCGGSLEPCNVPPKKSHTVIIVGAVVAGVTASALGVGVGLFFLLRRAAVRKKEEDPEGNKWAKSLKGTKGIKVSMFEKSVSKMRLSDLMKATNNFCKDNIIGSGRTGTMYKAVLDDGTSLMVKRLQESQHSEKEFLAEMATLGNVKHRNLVPLLGFCLAKKERLVVYRHMANGTLHDRLHLVDEGGKAMDWPTRLKIGIGAARGLAFLHHNCNPRIIHRNISSKCILLDVDFEPKISGFGLARLMNPIDTHLSTFVNGEFGDLGYVAPEYSRTLVATPKGDIYSFGTVLLELVTGERPTNVVKAPESFKGNLVEWITMLSGNSQLHDAIDKSLVGKGVDGELFQFLKVACNCVSQTAKERPTMFEVYQLLRAIGEQYHFTAEDEILMPTDTNDVDCIEELIVAR, encoded by the exons ATGTTGCTGGGTAGCCGAGTTTTGGACATTTTAACTGTCAGTCTTCTCTGGGTTTTGCTTAGTTCTAGTATCAGCTCTGGTGTTGAGACTGATATTAATtgcttgaaaaatataaaagcatcACTGGAAGATCCTTTTGGTTACTTAAACTCTTCGTGGAATTTTAACAACAACACCGAAGGATTCATTTGTAAATTCACTGGGATCGAGTGCTGGCACCCTGATGAATCCAAAGTTTTAAACATTCGTCTTCCAGATATGGGACTCAAAGGACCCTTTCCTCAGGCCCTTGCAAATTGCACGAGTTTAACAGGCTTAGACCTTTCAAACAACAAGCTCTATGGATCTATTCCAGAAAATATCTCTAAAATTATTCAGTATGTAACATCTCTTGATCTCTCATCTAACAATTTCACGGGGTCTATCCCAGTGGGTCTTTCAAACTTAAGTTATTTGAATGACCTTATCCTTGACCACAACCGGTTGTCTGGTTCGATTCCTCTAGAACTTGCCCTGCTTCCcaggttaaaaaaatttagtgtAGCCAACAATCTTCTGGTTGGACCTGTCCCAAACTTTGGCAATAAGGAGAACAATAAAGCTGAAAACTATGCAAATAATCCTGGACTCTGTGGTGGTTCTTTGGAACCTTGCAATGTGCCTCCGAAGAAGTCTCACACTGTAATTATTGTGGGAGCAGTTGTTGCTGGTGTGACTGCTTCAGCATTAGGTGTTGGCGTTGGTTTGTTCTTCTTACTTCGTAGAGCGGCTGTgaggaagaaagaagaggatccTGAAGGGAACAAATGGGCAAAGAGTTTGAAGGGAACGAAAGGCATCAAG GTTTCAATGTTTGAGAAGTCAGTTTCAAAAATGAGATTGAGTGATCTTATGAAGGCTACCAACAATTTTTGCAAAGACAATATCATTGGATCTGGAAGAACTGGAACGATGTATAAGGCAGTGCTGGATGATGGCACTTCACTAATGGTCAAGAGGTTGCAGGAATCTCAACACTCTGAGAAAGAGTTTCTAGCTGAGATGGCCACGCTAGGAAATGTAAAACACCGTAACTTGGTTCCCCTTTTAGGGTTTTGCTTGGCAAAAAAGGAGAGGCTTGTGGTCTATAGGCACATGGCTAATGGTACCCTTCATGATCGTTTACATCTCGTGGATGAGGGTGGTAAGGCTATGGACTGGCCAACTAGGCTTAAAATTGGGATAGGTGCAGCTAGAGGATTAGCATTTCTCCACCATAACTGCAATCCTCGAATCATCCACCGGAACATAAGTTCTAAATGTATCTTGCTGGATGTGGATTTTGAGCCCAAAATATCTGGTTTTGGCCTTGCTAGGCTTATGAACCCAATTGACACACATTTGAGTACTTTTGTGAATGGGGAATTTGGGGATCTGGGTTATGTTGCTCCAGAATATTCGCGGACTCTGGTAGCCACTCCAAAAGGGGATATATACAGTTTTGGAACTGTGCTTCTTGAGTTAGTGACTGGTGAAAGACCCACTAATGTTGTTAAAGCACCTGAAAGCTTCAAGGGAAATTTGGTGGAATGGATTACGATGCTGTCAGGAAACTCTCAACTCCATGATGCAATTGACAAATCTTTGGTTGGGAAGGGTGTGGATGGAGAGCTTTTCCAGTTTCTTAAGGTGGCATGCAACTGTGTATCACAAACTGCCAAGGAGAGACCCACCATGTTTGAAGTATACCAGCTTCTAAGAGCTATAGGGGAGCAATATCATTTCACAGCCGAGGATGAGATATTAATGCCTACAGATACCAATGATGTTGATTGTATAGAGGAACTTATTGTTGCTCGTTAA
- the LOC107427153 gene encoding probable helicase MAGATAMA 3 isoform X2 produces MAVDKGKPQEEASLAHFYKIVLSWDYFHLLKEANKRKGDIEEGGGLGLKKVKTTYKDIDDYISTFEPLIFEEVKAQIAQKKDEEEVAEWESRVVVECNEVDGFHLVTVNYAHDEESISQNDLLLLSKVKFQVGTKLPTTYAFALVESCQNNRIILRMYLAGEVTHMKTNGIDSCSRLLNMRSMITSTNDADRFFNSLKICSLSTITREYTALRSIGTLPFKDLIITAAQNNFDPEIQAWKISRHLEEYIKDNLNESQWEAIQAGLSRKPFVLIQGPPGTGKTQTILGILSSILHATPARVHSRGGSLNVKHGPDLSFKEKINHWGRAAPWLSGSNPRDDVMPVDGDDGFFPTTGNELKPEAVNSSRKYRVRVLVCAPSNSALDEIVLRVLNNGVHDENSRSYNPKIVRIGLKPHHSVRAVSMDNLVKQKHESMEADKDRFRAAGSDKDSIRAAILEQAVIVFSTLSFSGSTLFSKWNRGFDVVIIDEAGQAVEPATLVPLANGCKQVFLVGDPVQLPATVISPIAEKFGYGMSLFERFQKAGYPVTMLKMQYRMHPEIRRFPSAEFYAESLEDGPNIEEQTKRSWHEYRCFGPFCFFNLHEGKESQPLGSGSWVNIDEVEFVFLLYHKLVSTYPELKSSQQLAIISPYSAQVSLLKERFKETFGVESEKVVDITTVDGCQGREKDVAIFSCVRASEKRSIGFLADFRRMNVGITRAKSSVLVVGSASTLRKGDEHWNNLVESAEKRDCLFKVSKPYTAFFSDENLKSIKKKDESSAREANLGDELDYSAPIYNQGDADQLHGDENDFGDGDMDMDDGGYDED; encoded by the exons ATGGCTGTGGATAAGGGCAAACCTCAAGAAGAAGCTTCGCTAGCCCATTTCTACAAGATAGTTCTCAGTTGGGACTACTTCCATCTTCTCAAAGAAGCCAAT AAGAGGAAGGGTGATATAGAAGAAGGAGGTGGTTTGGGGCTGAAGAAGGTGAAGACTACCTACAAAGACATTGATGATTATATTTCTACTTTTGAGCCTCTTATTTTCGAAGAAGTTAAAGCCCAAATTGCTcagaaaaaagatgaagaagaag TTGCAGAATGGGAGAGCAGAGTGGTAGTGGAATGCAATGAGGTTGATGGGTTTCATTTAGTAACTGTAAACTATGCACATGACGAGGAATCAATATCGCAAAATGATCTTTTGCTTCTTTCAAAAGTCAAG TTTCAAGTGGGTACAAAACTGCCAACAACATATGCATTTGCTTTGGTGGAAAGTTGCCAGAATAATCGAATTATACTTAGAATGTATTTGGCTGGAGAAGTTACACATATGAAAACAAATGGCATTGATTCATGTTCAAGGCTGTTGAATATGCGGTCGATGATTACTTCTACTAATGATGCAGACAGATTCTTTAACAGTTTAAAG ATTTGCAGCTTATCAACTATCACTCGTGAATATACAGCTCTACGATCAATTGGTACTCTTCCTTTTAAGGATTTGATAATTACAGCTGCTCAAAACAATTTTGATCCAGAAATCCAGGCCTGGAAAATTTCTAGACATCTGGAGGAATATATAAAAGACAATCTCAATGAATCTCAATGGGAAGCCATACAG GCTGGTTTATCGCGTAAACCCTTTGTTCTGATACAG GGTCCTCCAGGAACAGGAAAGACACAAACGATCCTTGGAATTCTCAGTTCCATTTTGCATGCAACTCCAGCAAGAGTACACTCCAg GGGTGGCTCACTCAACGTAAAGCACGGGCCAGACTTGTCGTTTAAGGAAAA AATCAATCATTGGGGACGAGCAGCACCTTGGCTCAGCGGTAGTAATCCTAGAGATGATGTAATGCCCGTTGATGGTGATGATGGTTTTTTCCCAACCACTGGAAATGAATTG AAACCAGAAGCAGTTAATTCGAGCCGTAAATATCGTGTGCGTGTTCTTGTATGTGCCCCATCGAACTCTGCACTAGATGAGATTGTATTGCGTGTTCTAAATAATG GTGTACATGATGAAAATAGTCGTTCATATAATCCTAAAATTGTACGCATTGGTCTTAAGCCACATCATTCCGTTCGTGCAGTCTCCATGGATAATCTG GTAAAGCAAAAGCATGAAAGCATGGAGGCTGATAAAGACAGATTTAGAGCTGCAGGAAGTGATAAGGACAGTATTCGTGCTGCAATTCTGGAGCAGGCTGTGATT GTCTTTTCCACCCTTAGCTTCAGTGGTTCAACTCTTTTCAGTAAGTGGAATCGTGGTTTTGATGTTGTTATAATAGATGAAGCCGGCCAAGCT GTGGAACCAGCTACTCTTGTTCCACTGGCCAATGGATGCAAACAAGTATTTCTT GTTGGAGATCCAGTTCAACTTCCAGCTACTGTAATTTCTCCCATTGCTGAGAAATTTGG ATATGGTATGAGTTTGTTTGAGAGATTTCAGAAGGCAGGTTATCCAGTGACTATGCTGAAGATGCAGTATCGTATGCATCCAGAG ATAAGGAGATTTCCTTCGGCAGAGTTCTATGCGGAGTCATTGGAAGATGGTCCTAATATTGAAGAGCAGACAAAACGTTCCTGGCATGAATACAGATGCTTTGGGCCATTTTGCTTCTTTAACTTGCATGAAGGAAAAGAATCCCAGCCCTTAGGAAGTGGTTCCTGGGTAAACATTGATGAGGTTGAATTTGTCTTCCTCCTGTATCATAAATTGGTGAGTACATATCCAGAGCTGAAATCAAGTCAACAACTTGCAATTATATCCCCATATAGTGCACAAGTAAGTCTCTTGAAAGAGCGGTTTAAGGAGACTTTTGGGGTGGAGTCAGAGAAGGTAGTGGACATTACTACTGTGGATGGTTGCCAG GGACGTGAAAAGGATGTTGCAATATTTTCTTGTGTTAGGGCAAGTGAGAAAAGAAGCATTGGGTTTTTGGCTGATTTTCGGCGAATGAATGTTGGCATAACTAGAGCAAAGTCTTCTGTTTTG GTGGTGGGTTCTGCATCGACACTGAGAAAGGGTGATGAGCACTGGAATAACTTAGTTGAAAGTGCTGAGAAGAGAGATTGTTTATTCAAG GTGTCGAAGCCATACACTGCATTCTTTAGTGATGAAAATCTGAAATCCATTAAAAAGAAGGATGAGTCCTCAGCGAGGGAGGCAAATCTGGGTGATGAATTGGATTACAGTGCACCCATCTACAATCAAGGAGATGCTGACCAATTGCATGGAGACGAAAATGACTTTGGAGATGGAGACATGGACATGGATGATGGGGGCTATGATGAGGACTAA
- the LOC107427153 gene encoding probable helicase MAGATAMA 3 isoform X1, translating into MAVDKGKPQEEASLAHFYKIVLSWDYFHLLKEANKRKGDIEEGGGLGLKKVKTTYKDIDDYISTFEPLIFEEVKAQIAQKKDEEEVAEWESRVVVECNEVDGFHLVTVNYAHDEESISQNDLLLLSKVKFQVGTKLPTTYAFALVESCQNNRIILRMYLAGEVTHMKTNGIDSCSRLLNMRSMITSTNDADRFFNSLKICSLSTITREYTALRSIGTLPFKDLIITAAQNNFDPEIQAWKISRHLEEYIKDNLNESQWEAIQAGLSRKPFVLIQGPPGTGKTQTILGILSSILHATPARVHSRGGSLNVKHGPDLSFKEKINHWGRAAPWLSGSNPRDDVMPVDGDDGFFPTTGNELMQKPEAVNSSRKYRVRVLVCAPSNSALDEIVLRVLNNGVHDENSRSYNPKIVRIGLKPHHSVRAVSMDNLVKQKHESMEADKDRFRAAGSDKDSIRAAILEQAVIVFSTLSFSGSTLFSKWNRGFDVVIIDEAGQAVEPATLVPLANGCKQVFLVGDPVQLPATVISPIAEKFGYGMSLFERFQKAGYPVTMLKMQYRMHPEIRRFPSAEFYAESLEDGPNIEEQTKRSWHEYRCFGPFCFFNLHEGKESQPLGSGSWVNIDEVEFVFLLYHKLVSTYPELKSSQQLAIISPYSAQVSLLKERFKETFGVESEKVVDITTVDGCQGREKDVAIFSCVRASEKRSIGFLADFRRMNVGITRAKSSVLVVGSASTLRKGDEHWNNLVESAEKRDCLFKVSKPYTAFFSDENLKSIKKKDESSAREANLGDELDYSAPIYNQGDADQLHGDENDFGDGDMDMDDGGYDED; encoded by the exons ATGGCTGTGGATAAGGGCAAACCTCAAGAAGAAGCTTCGCTAGCCCATTTCTACAAGATAGTTCTCAGTTGGGACTACTTCCATCTTCTCAAAGAAGCCAAT AAGAGGAAGGGTGATATAGAAGAAGGAGGTGGTTTGGGGCTGAAGAAGGTGAAGACTACCTACAAAGACATTGATGATTATATTTCTACTTTTGAGCCTCTTATTTTCGAAGAAGTTAAAGCCCAAATTGCTcagaaaaaagatgaagaagaag TTGCAGAATGGGAGAGCAGAGTGGTAGTGGAATGCAATGAGGTTGATGGGTTTCATTTAGTAACTGTAAACTATGCACATGACGAGGAATCAATATCGCAAAATGATCTTTTGCTTCTTTCAAAAGTCAAG TTTCAAGTGGGTACAAAACTGCCAACAACATATGCATTTGCTTTGGTGGAAAGTTGCCAGAATAATCGAATTATACTTAGAATGTATTTGGCTGGAGAAGTTACACATATGAAAACAAATGGCATTGATTCATGTTCAAGGCTGTTGAATATGCGGTCGATGATTACTTCTACTAATGATGCAGACAGATTCTTTAACAGTTTAAAG ATTTGCAGCTTATCAACTATCACTCGTGAATATACAGCTCTACGATCAATTGGTACTCTTCCTTTTAAGGATTTGATAATTACAGCTGCTCAAAACAATTTTGATCCAGAAATCCAGGCCTGGAAAATTTCTAGACATCTGGAGGAATATATAAAAGACAATCTCAATGAATCTCAATGGGAAGCCATACAG GCTGGTTTATCGCGTAAACCCTTTGTTCTGATACAG GGTCCTCCAGGAACAGGAAAGACACAAACGATCCTTGGAATTCTCAGTTCCATTTTGCATGCAACTCCAGCAAGAGTACACTCCAg GGGTGGCTCACTCAACGTAAAGCACGGGCCAGACTTGTCGTTTAAGGAAAA AATCAATCATTGGGGACGAGCAGCACCTTGGCTCAGCGGTAGTAATCCTAGAGATGATGTAATGCCCGTTGATGGTGATGATGGTTTTTTCCCAACCACTGGAAATGAATTG ATGCAGAAACCAGAAGCAGTTAATTCGAGCCGTAAATATCGTGTGCGTGTTCTTGTATGTGCCCCATCGAACTCTGCACTAGATGAGATTGTATTGCGTGTTCTAAATAATG GTGTACATGATGAAAATAGTCGTTCATATAATCCTAAAATTGTACGCATTGGTCTTAAGCCACATCATTCCGTTCGTGCAGTCTCCATGGATAATCTG GTAAAGCAAAAGCATGAAAGCATGGAGGCTGATAAAGACAGATTTAGAGCTGCAGGAAGTGATAAGGACAGTATTCGTGCTGCAATTCTGGAGCAGGCTGTGATT GTCTTTTCCACCCTTAGCTTCAGTGGTTCAACTCTTTTCAGTAAGTGGAATCGTGGTTTTGATGTTGTTATAATAGATGAAGCCGGCCAAGCT GTGGAACCAGCTACTCTTGTTCCACTGGCCAATGGATGCAAACAAGTATTTCTT GTTGGAGATCCAGTTCAACTTCCAGCTACTGTAATTTCTCCCATTGCTGAGAAATTTGG ATATGGTATGAGTTTGTTTGAGAGATTTCAGAAGGCAGGTTATCCAGTGACTATGCTGAAGATGCAGTATCGTATGCATCCAGAG ATAAGGAGATTTCCTTCGGCAGAGTTCTATGCGGAGTCATTGGAAGATGGTCCTAATATTGAAGAGCAGACAAAACGTTCCTGGCATGAATACAGATGCTTTGGGCCATTTTGCTTCTTTAACTTGCATGAAGGAAAAGAATCCCAGCCCTTAGGAAGTGGTTCCTGGGTAAACATTGATGAGGTTGAATTTGTCTTCCTCCTGTATCATAAATTGGTGAGTACATATCCAGAGCTGAAATCAAGTCAACAACTTGCAATTATATCCCCATATAGTGCACAAGTAAGTCTCTTGAAAGAGCGGTTTAAGGAGACTTTTGGGGTGGAGTCAGAGAAGGTAGTGGACATTACTACTGTGGATGGTTGCCAG GGACGTGAAAAGGATGTTGCAATATTTTCTTGTGTTAGGGCAAGTGAGAAAAGAAGCATTGGGTTTTTGGCTGATTTTCGGCGAATGAATGTTGGCATAACTAGAGCAAAGTCTTCTGTTTTG GTGGTGGGTTCTGCATCGACACTGAGAAAGGGTGATGAGCACTGGAATAACTTAGTTGAAAGTGCTGAGAAGAGAGATTGTTTATTCAAG GTGTCGAAGCCATACACTGCATTCTTTAGTGATGAAAATCTGAAATCCATTAAAAAGAAGGATGAGTCCTCAGCGAGGGAGGCAAATCTGGGTGATGAATTGGATTACAGTGCACCCATCTACAATCAAGGAGATGCTGACCAATTGCATGGAGACGAAAATGACTTTGGAGATGGAGACATGGACATGGATGATGGGGGCTATGATGAGGACTAA
- the LOC107427153 gene encoding probable helicase MAGATAMA 3 isoform X3, which produces MFQFQVGTKLPTTYAFALVESCQNNRIILRMYLAGEVTHMKTNGIDSCSRLLNMRSMITSTNDADRFFNSLKICSLSTITREYTALRSIGTLPFKDLIITAAQNNFDPEIQAWKISRHLEEYIKDNLNESQWEAIQAGLSRKPFVLIQGPPGTGKTQTILGILSSILHATPARVHSRGGSLNVKHGPDLSFKEKINHWGRAAPWLSGSNPRDDVMPVDGDDGFFPTTGNELMQKPEAVNSSRKYRVRVLVCAPSNSALDEIVLRVLNNGVHDENSRSYNPKIVRIGLKPHHSVRAVSMDNLVKQKHESMEADKDRFRAAGSDKDSIRAAILEQAVIVFSTLSFSGSTLFSKWNRGFDVVIIDEAGQAVEPATLVPLANGCKQVFLVGDPVQLPATVISPIAEKFGYGMSLFERFQKAGYPVTMLKMQYRMHPEIRRFPSAEFYAESLEDGPNIEEQTKRSWHEYRCFGPFCFFNLHEGKESQPLGSGSWVNIDEVEFVFLLYHKLVSTYPELKSSQQLAIISPYSAQVSLLKERFKETFGVESEKVVDITTVDGCQGREKDVAIFSCVRASEKRSIGFLADFRRMNVGITRAKSSVLVVGSASTLRKGDEHWNNLVESAEKRDCLFKVSKPYTAFFSDENLKSIKKKDESSAREANLGDELDYSAPIYNQGDADQLHGDENDFGDGDMDMDDGGYDED; this is translated from the exons ATGTTTCAGTTTCAAGTGGGTACAAAACTGCCAACAACATATGCATTTGCTTTGGTGGAAAGTTGCCAGAATAATCGAATTATACTTAGAATGTATTTGGCTGGAGAAGTTACACATATGAAAACAAATGGCATTGATTCATGTTCAAGGCTGTTGAATATGCGGTCGATGATTACTTCTACTAATGATGCAGACAGATTCTTTAACAGTTTAAAG ATTTGCAGCTTATCAACTATCACTCGTGAATATACAGCTCTACGATCAATTGGTACTCTTCCTTTTAAGGATTTGATAATTACAGCTGCTCAAAACAATTTTGATCCAGAAATCCAGGCCTGGAAAATTTCTAGACATCTGGAGGAATATATAAAAGACAATCTCAATGAATCTCAATGGGAAGCCATACAG GCTGGTTTATCGCGTAAACCCTTTGTTCTGATACAG GGTCCTCCAGGAACAGGAAAGACACAAACGATCCTTGGAATTCTCAGTTCCATTTTGCATGCAACTCCAGCAAGAGTACACTCCAg GGGTGGCTCACTCAACGTAAAGCACGGGCCAGACTTGTCGTTTAAGGAAAA AATCAATCATTGGGGACGAGCAGCACCTTGGCTCAGCGGTAGTAATCCTAGAGATGATGTAATGCCCGTTGATGGTGATGATGGTTTTTTCCCAACCACTGGAAATGAATTG ATGCAGAAACCAGAAGCAGTTAATTCGAGCCGTAAATATCGTGTGCGTGTTCTTGTATGTGCCCCATCGAACTCTGCACTAGATGAGATTGTATTGCGTGTTCTAAATAATG GTGTACATGATGAAAATAGTCGTTCATATAATCCTAAAATTGTACGCATTGGTCTTAAGCCACATCATTCCGTTCGTGCAGTCTCCATGGATAATCTG GTAAAGCAAAAGCATGAAAGCATGGAGGCTGATAAAGACAGATTTAGAGCTGCAGGAAGTGATAAGGACAGTATTCGTGCTGCAATTCTGGAGCAGGCTGTGATT GTCTTTTCCACCCTTAGCTTCAGTGGTTCAACTCTTTTCAGTAAGTGGAATCGTGGTTTTGATGTTGTTATAATAGATGAAGCCGGCCAAGCT GTGGAACCAGCTACTCTTGTTCCACTGGCCAATGGATGCAAACAAGTATTTCTT GTTGGAGATCCAGTTCAACTTCCAGCTACTGTAATTTCTCCCATTGCTGAGAAATTTGG ATATGGTATGAGTTTGTTTGAGAGATTTCAGAAGGCAGGTTATCCAGTGACTATGCTGAAGATGCAGTATCGTATGCATCCAGAG ATAAGGAGATTTCCTTCGGCAGAGTTCTATGCGGAGTCATTGGAAGATGGTCCTAATATTGAAGAGCAGACAAAACGTTCCTGGCATGAATACAGATGCTTTGGGCCATTTTGCTTCTTTAACTTGCATGAAGGAAAAGAATCCCAGCCCTTAGGAAGTGGTTCCTGGGTAAACATTGATGAGGTTGAATTTGTCTTCCTCCTGTATCATAAATTGGTGAGTACATATCCAGAGCTGAAATCAAGTCAACAACTTGCAATTATATCCCCATATAGTGCACAAGTAAGTCTCTTGAAAGAGCGGTTTAAGGAGACTTTTGGGGTGGAGTCAGAGAAGGTAGTGGACATTACTACTGTGGATGGTTGCCAG GGACGTGAAAAGGATGTTGCAATATTTTCTTGTGTTAGGGCAAGTGAGAAAAGAAGCATTGGGTTTTTGGCTGATTTTCGGCGAATGAATGTTGGCATAACTAGAGCAAAGTCTTCTGTTTTG GTGGTGGGTTCTGCATCGACACTGAGAAAGGGTGATGAGCACTGGAATAACTTAGTTGAAAGTGCTGAGAAGAGAGATTGTTTATTCAAG GTGTCGAAGCCATACACTGCATTCTTTAGTGATGAAAATCTGAAATCCATTAAAAAGAAGGATGAGTCCTCAGCGAGGGAGGCAAATCTGGGTGATGAATTGGATTACAGTGCACCCATCTACAATCAAGGAGATGCTGACCAATTGCATGGAGACGAAAATGACTTTGGAGATGGAGACATGGACATGGATGATGGGGGCTATGATGAGGACTAA